The DNA sequence CCTTGTCGCTCCGATCTACGCCGCCGCAAACCACCATGCCTCACGTCGCCACAGCTCACACCTGAATCATACTGCCACAACTCGCGCTGACCTGAATCACGCTGTCCGGAATCCCACTGGTTTTGATAAGCACTTTGGTGACCCGAATGGGTATACCACAGCGCCGTAATATTAAGCCCATAGGAGCTCGATACGTCGTAGACATACCGTAtacctaccaacttaatactacaaggccttTTTGAAAATGcaatttttagaaaataggagacCAAGAAATACTAAATTTTAGAAAGGGCTTTAAATCAACAACCCAACATTCAAAATAACAAGTCTGTAaatgcttaaaaaaaataaagtgggcaagtgcactgtgacgccttagggcttacatcataaccgaaatgaaaggagttcaacaataacaataaaacaaaggggtgaggcgcGCTCCCAAGTAGGCGGACCTCACAGGGTTCAACATGGAATGAAAAACGAGTAAGTCGATGGAATACCAAAagggaagaacttcaagcaacaggAACAACAACACACTAACTCGGCCAACGACCCACTTCTAATCTAAATCGTCCGGAATGTCCTCGttgtaacctgaaatgtaggggtgagcatttcgtcctcgctagcccaataggggcTGACCCAACCgtagttaggtttgaaaactaatagGTAAAACATAAACTATTAGAATATAGATTGcgcgcatttgtaaaatcaagtaaaacaaatgcaaacaaaaacaatcacagttgtttcgtttcaggaaatcatatgcaacatgcttcacacaacttggagctccgagatacttatccgccggctaaactaaaataaatctgtgaccgacctggttcgtcatcattcgagaaccggccaactactctatagtctttatggctacaagtagcgaaagtgtccatttcctggctctgagtctcctatgactggttcactgtctgtactcacctttcctcgacaaacataggagcacagccccctccaaaggttcacggttatcgacaccgtgggatccctaggaatctacgcgtctaggtcccattcactttcaggtcacaaacaCAAGCATACAAAGGGTATAGTATCTCAatatgcaagtctagcctcggtttttgcAATCAACAATCATCAGTTATGAAAACAtaggtatcacgaggcatcgactaatgaaaaaccaaaaacatagttgcaggcaacataatattatactagagcattccacatatatcgaaaagcctctaacaaggaagggacagctcaccctacctgaaAAATGCTGGCGTACTCCACAATCTGATGCTTTCCGCTTAAGCTTCTTTAACGATCGTTTTTCCTGAACCATTACTtagtttgtaagtaattatccaggtaaacatTATGATCAACTTTAAGTAATCGCGCACACtaaatcctttttatttcaatgaggccattaattatttctttcaacctttaccaatttgggaaactaacttctttcttaaaaaggaaaacgtCCTTATCGCTCCGCTAAACTTTCGCCAATCCGAGCGACTAAAGTCGGTCGATCCTCACGTTTTACGAGGtcggtcaaccatggtcaactcTCGGAGTTGACTTTTGACCTTTGACTTTGATTTCTAACTTTTGACCGAGTATTCCTTTATTTactattatttattatttattaaaaataaataagtaaataattcttatttattaaaaataaataaataaataattataaataaagtggtacttttacttttacccatttacttctcctttttcaccttttcacttttaccatgaCTTTCACCTCaacactttcacttttactttttacctcctttttaccgaatttacctttactttcacgttcttcactttttaccactttaccacaGTAAAACCTCATTTAATCCAAgttttaccattttctttattttccttttcttccaaaaacaaatccatttcttttcttcttccttttctttttcttttggccaaaactacgcaacaacaatcaccaaatcttcaacaacaaaattcCAACACTTTGAAAATTATGCTaataaaatcctactaattaaaccatcctcaaatctctatttttcacaatttttccaacaacaacaacagctcaacataatcaaaatcaaccaaataaattccaaaaattctagggtttgtccaaaacccattccttaccctttcttcttcaaaaatcacggcctattccttctccttggccttcttcacctacaaatccgtccaacatcaacatctcaaccaaaaaactcgaaaacaaggttgcatggatagatccttaccacAAATCCTTCCCAAACCCGTAGCCTAGCTTCATGGTTTAAGGAGATATCGGGTTCatgcaaacaaaatcacaaatcaaaatcaaaaactcaGATTTATGAAGAAATAGGTGTAGATCGGATgaatagaggctagattaggaGGGATATTACCTTGATTTaagcttggaaagaagaaatcacaaaaacccccaaattagCTCCGGGTTCTAGGGTATTTGGAGGATTGAATggccaaatttcttgattttggttggagaaatggaaagaggggaggaagaggagaaaatctggaaattttggttgaaatcCGGATTCTGGCAACGGCGGAGACCGGTGGCTGTGCGGCGGCGATTTCCGGCGagaatgaggagagagaagctctcaggtagagagagagagctgaaatgaaaaatgagagggttgaggctagggtttggaggaTGTGTTCCTTAAATACCTCTCCCAAGTTTAATTGTGAAAAGTCGAATCTGCCCCTCCTTTTGGGCCAATGGGTTTGGGCTGCTCCTATTTCATTTTCCTCTTAATTTTCCCTAAGCCCACTCCGAAAATTACCTCTTCAAACACCCTTATTTCTCCGATACTTCACCGAATCCTTATGGGAAAATTTTCAGGACTTGTCCTAAGCCTCGATACTTTAAAAATACTTTTCTAGACCCACATTggattttctctaaatttcttaatcctttaaaTGGCCTCAAAGTCTTAACCTAAGCACAATTACTTGTGTACCTTACGAATACGTAATTTCATACATTAAacgacaaattaaaataaacaataaaaagtaCAGGGGTCTACAAGCACACCCAAGCCTCCGGTTGAGATGCAGCCAAAAACAAGCCAAGCATTCCGAAAACATCCAAAGCGCAACCATCCATGAACAACTTCGGACCAAATAAGATCAGATACCTGTCCGATAGCAAACCCCAGACGACTGCGAGGTCCAAAGCTTTTGTTAATTGTTGAGTAATTTGATTATTGAGATATTCAaaaattgctttcggaaagtaAATTAGTTAAGAAAATTATAGGAGAGTTAACGAGCTTGAATTTATGAATTAAACGAGGTAAATTATGAAAGTGGATGAGTTAAGAAAATTAtatgagagttttttttttaatcaaataggTCAAACTATATTAATCAAAGATCAAATTACACATGACATTGCTCAGCTATAATCACAGCTAGCAGGAAAGGAGGAgaagagaaataaaaaaaattcatgagTCATAGAACTAGCAAAAGCAGTCATCAAATGTGCTGCCCTATTTGCACTTCTTCTAGTATGAATAACCTTCAAAGTCGAATGAGTACTCTAAGTAGCACTCAAATCCTCATATAGTCATCCCAGCTGTGACCAGTTACTATCTTCACTCCTGCATAGCTGTTGCTGTACAAGAAGAGAATCAAGTTCCACTATTGCTGGCACCAAATTTTCTCATCCCAAACCCTGTTGTTGCGTTCTTTCCAAACACCCCACAAGAAGTAAAACAACTCCCCCAAATTAGTCTGCGACAAACTCTGAACACAGATCTTCAACCATCCTACTAAGTCACTACCCAAAGCCTCAAGGCTAAAGCAAGTTTGAGCCACCACCCCATTATTCTGCAATACCAACTTTGTAAAAGGGCAATCTCTGCATAGATGAATGGTAGTCTCAATTGCATTCGCACAAAGTACACAGTCCTGTGTTTCTAATGGCACTCTTCTAGACATTAGTCTCTCCCTTGAAGGTAAAATATTATGACATATTCTCCATGTATGAATCTTCACTGAACTAGGTATCAGCACCTTCcatattttcttccaaaaatcATTATTCACAGATAACCCAATTGGACTACGGGCATGAGAATGATAAAAACAGGCGGTAAAATTATATGAGAGTTAATGGGCttgaatttattaattaaaggaggtaaattattattatttttttaatagggttgattttattaataatcaagCAATAAAAACATgtcagagtctaacagaacttactTAAGGTTTTGGAACAAACTGGATAACCTATCTAAGTCACAACTGACAACTAAAGTCATTAAGATATAAAGGAACGCACGCTGAACAACAAACCTAAAACTACGCAAGAATAATCTCGCCCTCTAAGGAAAagtattcatctagtctaatctaccaggcacgcaattgtggtacaaatatcaactagaaatgTCTTAGAAAAGCGTATAGAAATTATCTCTACTGCAAAGGCTTGAGTACAGAAtgtcttgtttttgttgaacCCTAAACAAGTACTTGCTCTTTCCCTTGGGGTTGGAGTTAATACCTTCCTCAGGGTCTTCAGCATCCAACAACCTCGGCCTCAGGTTGGTCTTCCTGCTTTCCAATTCTCCATCATGAACCTTAGGCTTGTTCCTGTGACCCTTAGGGCGACCCTTCTTCTTCAGAGTCCTCCCAACAGTAACCGGAACCTCCACTAGTTCTCTAAGATGAAATTCTAGAGGTATCACAGCCAAGCTAGGCTTTAGCCACTTCTCCATACTCCCCCATGGCACCATTTGCACACCCCCAACACTCTTGGGTAATTAGCTGCCTCAGGCCCATCATCATGAGAGGCTAACCCCCCAAATATGGGCCCAACTAACCCCTCAGCTACAACCGGCCTAACAATCTCCAGCCCAGCAGATTCAGTCACAACCAGCCTAAGCTCCACAAACCCCTCAACCGGACCCACAACCAACTCTAGCCCTGACCCGGGCCCACTATCCTCCGGCCCAGCATGAAGCCCTaattttgaattagggtttCCCGCCGAAAAACTAGGAACAACGGCCCCCATCAGCCCTGCCATGGACCCGAGCTCAAATGCCTACCTCACAGCCCCGTCCTTCCAGCCCAAGCCCCAACCGACCGTCGGCAGCACCTCAGACTTGCTGGGCAACCCATCTCCTACAACTTCCACCGCCACCAGGTCATCCAACACAGCCTCAGTTACCCCTAACGCCATCAATGCCGTCAATACCCCATCGCAGATACCCAGGCCATGACAAAAAAAACCACAGCCTCGACAAATTCCATGACACTTCTGGTATCTCAGCTCCAATTCCACCACCACCTCCGCCGAAAACGAGTACGTACGGTGACCCATATACGGTGGCGTACGTCTTGCACAACACTAATCCTCTGCATCGGATCTTTCCTCTACAACGCAGCCTGATCGTATTGTACAAAGAGGCCCAAGGAGTTCTCGATTAGGGTTAAGGCGTGCTCATTGCGCATGGCCATGCACAATCCCTTCACGGCCACCCAAACCTCCATAGAGTTCAGCGAAATTTCTGCCAGATCCTGAATTCCATCATAGTCCGCCAAGAGAAGCATGGAGTTGTTAAAGAACCAAGGTCCACCGTTGAGGACGTGGTCCTTCGTCTCCTGCTCCTTGAATTGGAATACCAAAATCCCTCCTTCCTCTTCACAGATTCGAACACGGTCTTTCAATCCCCAAATGCGGGAAATTGCCACTGAGAAAGGCGGAAGCAATACCCGTTTCTGAGAAAGCAATCGGCCGCAGACATAGAAAAAAGGGTCCTGGATTGCATCCTCGCCCTTAACAAGATGCACGATAacctcctccaccaccatcacAAATCGGAGCTCGATCAGTTTCCTTGCTCgagagaaaccctagcagagagaaaAAGTTGACACACGATACTGTACTTTGAGATAATAAAAACTAATAATATGAAGACATTTTCTGAAATTGCTTGACTAAATTATGAAAGTGAATCAGTTAAGAAAATATTATATAAGATTTCATAAATTATGCTTTACACATATATTGTGCGCGCTACAACCTACAAACGCATTTTGATGTCCGAATCTACCTGTCCAATACTGTGATGGTGGTTGAAGAAGTTTTGTCTTTGCTAATGATCTTTGTCGTCCTTGTCTATGGCATTCCATAGATTtcctattttttgttttctttttgggtatctttgattctttgtggtgagggttaaaaaaaatattgaaaaaaaaaattcaaaaagaagaGGCGTGTACTATGTATTGTAATGTCTGTATATAATTACTCTTTCAATATCACTTTTTGGTTTGTACACCAAATTCTTATTTACATAACACACTTTTACCCATGATAATTTTTCTAAATACAATCTAGTGGACTTCAAGAATATACAACAACTGATCATATGTTAGTCAAATTCATGACTTCCTACTTACGAAACT is a window from the Rosa chinensis cultivar Old Blush chromosome 2, RchiOBHm-V2, whole genome shotgun sequence genome containing:
- the LOC112184339 gene encoding uncharacterized protein LOC112184339 — its product is MVVEEVIVHLVKGEDAIQDPFFYVCGRLLSQKRVLLPPFSVAISRIWGLKDRVRICEEEGGILVFQFKEQETKDHVLNGGPWFFNNSMLLLADYDGIQDLAEISLNSMEVWVAVKGLCMAMRNEHALTLIENSLGLFVQYDQAAL